The Leifsonia williamsii genome includes a region encoding these proteins:
- a CDS encoding FHA domain-containing protein, translated as MDDRPAFIVPPPGLIPSRPQQPPAPPAAEPIRPPASPGTPPAAPGRSLPAFHPPAPGPAAPQETHVWRLVLPNGHRVPVTGTLLLGRNPSAAAHPGPADPVALEDPTSTVSKTHAAVEAVGALLRVTDLHSTNGVTVATAETQTRATPGEPLEVPAGAELRLGGYRMRAERS; from the coding sequence GTGGATGACCGTCCCGCCTTCATCGTGCCGCCGCCCGGCCTGATCCCGTCGCGCCCCCAGCAGCCTCCCGCGCCTCCCGCCGCCGAGCCGATCCGGCCGCCCGCCTCGCCCGGCACCCCTCCCGCTGCACCCGGCCGCTCGCTGCCCGCGTTCCACCCTCCGGCGCCCGGCCCCGCGGCGCCGCAGGAGACTCACGTGTGGCGGCTCGTCCTCCCGAACGGCCACCGCGTCCCGGTCACCGGAACGCTCCTGCTCGGGCGCAATCCGTCCGCCGCCGCGCACCCCGGCCCGGCCGACCCTGTCGCGCTCGAGGACCCCACCTCGACCGTGTCGAAGACGCACGCCGCCGTGGAGGCCGTCGGCGCCCTCCTGCGCGTCACCGACCTCCACTCGACCAACGGCGTGACCGTCGCTACCGCCGAGACGCAGACCCGGGCGACGCCGGGGGAGCCGCTGGAGGTGCCCGCCGGCGCCGAGCTGCGCCTGGGCGGATACCGCATGCGCGCCGAGCGCTCCTGA
- the leuC gene encoding 3-isopropylmalate dehydratase large subunit, which yields MTTDISTEHTGFTRSGRTLAEKVWDDHLVAKGEDGSPDLIYIDLHLVHEVTSPQAFDGLRMAGRPVRRPDLTIATEDHNTPTIGIDRPIADLTSRTQIETLRRNAEEFGIRLHSLGDVEQGIVHVVGPQLGLTMPGITVVCGDSHTSTHGAFGAMAFGIGTSEVEHVLATQTLPLKPFKTMAITVEGELRPGVTAKDIILAVIAKIGTGGGQGYVLEYRGSAIRSLSMEGRMTICNMSIEAGARAGMVAPDETTFAYLKGRPHAPEGADWDDAVAYWKTLQTDDDAVFDAEVYLDAADIEPFVTWGTNPGQGVSLSQTVPDPTAIQDANERAAAERALEYMDLAPGTPMKSIPVDAVFMGSCTNSRIEDLRAFASVIKGRKKADNVRVMVVPGSARVRIEAEAEGIDKIVEEFGAEWRFAGCSMCLGMNPDQLAPGERCASTSNRNFEGRQGKGGRTHLVSPLVAAATAIRGTLSSPWDLEHDGADLTTGEKVGA from the coding sequence ATGACGACCGACATCAGCACAGAGCACACCGGATTCACGCGATCCGGGCGCACCCTCGCGGAGAAGGTGTGGGACGACCACCTCGTCGCCAAGGGCGAGGACGGCTCTCCCGACCTCATCTACATCGACCTGCACCTGGTCCACGAGGTGACCAGCCCGCAGGCGTTCGACGGCCTCCGCATGGCCGGCCGCCCGGTCCGCCGCCCCGACCTGACGATCGCGACGGAGGACCACAACACCCCGACCATCGGCATCGACCGCCCGATCGCCGACCTGACCAGCCGCACCCAGATCGAGACGCTGCGCAGGAACGCCGAGGAGTTCGGCATCCGCCTGCACTCGCTGGGCGACGTCGAGCAGGGCATCGTGCACGTCGTCGGCCCCCAGCTGGGCTTGACCATGCCGGGCATCACGGTCGTCTGCGGCGACTCGCACACCTCCACGCACGGCGCGTTCGGGGCGATGGCGTTCGGCATCGGCACCTCCGAGGTGGAGCACGTGCTCGCCACCCAGACGCTGCCGCTGAAGCCGTTCAAGACCATGGCCATCACGGTCGAGGGCGAGCTGCGCCCCGGCGTCACGGCCAAGGACATCATCCTCGCCGTCATCGCCAAGATCGGCACGGGAGGCGGCCAGGGCTACGTGCTCGAGTACCGCGGCAGCGCCATCCGCTCGCTCTCGATGGAGGGCAGGATGACGATCTGCAACATGTCGATCGAGGCCGGCGCCCGCGCGGGAATGGTCGCACCCGACGAGACCACCTTCGCCTACCTGAAGGGCCGCCCGCACGCGCCGGAGGGGGCCGACTGGGACGACGCCGTCGCCTACTGGAAGACGCTGCAGACCGACGACGACGCCGTCTTCGACGCCGAGGTCTACCTCGACGCCGCCGACATCGAGCCGTTCGTGACCTGGGGCACCAACCCCGGCCAGGGCGTGTCGCTCAGCCAGACCGTGCCCGACCCCACCGCCATCCAGGACGCCAACGAGCGCGCCGCCGCCGAGCGGGCGCTGGAGTACATGGACCTGGCGCCGGGCACCCCGATGAAGAGCATCCCGGTCGACGCGGTGTTCATGGGCTCGTGCACCAACAGCCGCATCGAGGACCTGCGCGCCTTCGCCTCCGTCATCAAGGGCCGCAAGAAGGCCGACAACGTCCGCGTCATGGTCGTCCCCGGCAGCGCCCGCGTGCGCATCGAGGCCGAGGCGGAGGGCATCGACAAGATCGTCGAGGAGTTCGGGGCGGAGTGGCGCTTCGCCGGCTGCTCCATGTGCCTCGGCATGAACCCCGACCAGCTCGCGCCGGGGGAGCGCTGCGCCTCCACCTCCAACCGCAACTTCGAAGGACGGCAGGGCAAGGGCGGCCGCACGCATCTCGTGTCGCCGCTCGTGGCGGCGGCGACCGCGATCCGCGGCACGCTGTCGAGCCCGTGGGATCTCGAGCATGACGGCGCGGATCTGACGACCGGTGAGAAGGTGGGCGCCTGA
- the leuD gene encoding 3-isopropylmalate dehydratase small subunit: protein MDKFETVTGVAVPLRRSNVDTDQIIPAVFLKRVTKTGFDDALFHAWRQDPEFILNQPAYQGATVLVAGADFGTGSSREHAVWALRDYGFKVVLSPRFADIFRGNSGKQGLLTGVITEEDAERLWQAIEAQPGIAATVDLVAKTATVGEVQVSFDIDDYTRWRLLEGLDDIALTLRDEARISEYESGRASWRPTTLPVKL from the coding sequence ATGGACAAGTTCGAGACCGTGACCGGCGTGGCCGTGCCGCTGCGCCGCTCCAACGTCGACACCGACCAGATCATCCCCGCGGTGTTCCTCAAGCGCGTCACCAAGACCGGCTTCGACGACGCCCTGTTCCACGCCTGGCGGCAGGACCCGGAGTTCATCCTCAACCAGCCCGCCTACCAGGGCGCGACCGTGCTGGTCGCCGGCGCCGACTTCGGCACCGGCTCCTCGCGCGAGCACGCGGTGTGGGCGCTGCGCGACTACGGCTTCAAGGTCGTCCTCAGCCCGCGGTTCGCGGACATCTTCCGCGGCAACTCCGGCAAGCAGGGCCTCCTCACCGGTGTGATCACCGAGGAGGACGCCGAGCGCCTCTGGCAGGCCATCGAGGCGCAGCCGGGAATAGCGGCGACGGTCGATCTGGTTGCCAAGACTGCGACCGTCGGCGAGGTCCAGGTGTCTTTCGACATCGACGATTACACTCGCTGGCGTTTGCTCGAAGGGTTGGACGACATCGCTCTGACCCTGCGCGACGAGGCGCGCATCTCCGAATACGAAAGCGGCCGCGCGTCATGGCGGCCCACGACCCTCCCGGTGAAACTTTGA
- the murA gene encoding UDP-N-acetylglucosamine 1-carboxyvinyltransferase, giving the protein MNSLLQDAQAAGARVGLKGDRITINGGIPLRGRIEVRGAKNFVTKAMVAAILGEGPSVLRNVPDISDVRVVRGLLEVHGVKVTDGAEEGELLLDPSAVESAHMADIDAHAGSSRIPILFCGPLLHRLGEAFIPDLGGCRIGDRPIDYHLDVLRKFGAVVDKLPSGIRMSAPNGLHGAKLELPYPSVGATEQVLLTAVRADGITELRGAAIEPEIMDLINVLQKMGAIISVDTDRVIRIEGVKKLVGYSHTALFDRNEAASWAAAALATNGDIYVGGARQPEMLTFLNVFRKVGGAFEIHDDGIRFFHPGGPLKPVIIETDVHPGFMTDWQQPLVVALAKAEGVSIVHETVYEQRFGFTDALNDMGAKIQVHKECLGGHPCRFGQRNFNHSAVIMGPVELKGADIEVPDLRGGFSHLIAALTAEGRSTVSNVGIISRGYENFITKLQLLGADFVLEG; this is encoded by the coding sequence TTGAACTCACTTCTTCAGGACGCCCAGGCAGCTGGAGCGCGCGTCGGCCTCAAGGGCGACCGCATCACGATCAACGGCGGCATCCCGCTCCGGGGCCGCATCGAGGTCCGCGGCGCCAAGAACTTCGTCACGAAGGCGATGGTCGCCGCGATCCTCGGCGAAGGCCCCAGCGTGCTGCGGAACGTGCCGGACATCAGCGACGTCCGGGTCGTCCGCGGGCTGCTCGAGGTGCACGGCGTGAAGGTGACCGACGGTGCGGAGGAGGGCGAGCTCCTGCTCGACCCCAGCGCCGTCGAGTCGGCGCACATGGCCGACATCGACGCGCACGCCGGCTCCAGCCGCATCCCGATCCTGTTCTGCGGCCCGCTGCTGCACCGGCTCGGCGAGGCGTTCATCCCCGACCTCGGCGGCTGCCGGATCGGCGACCGCCCGATCGACTACCACCTCGACGTGCTGCGCAAGTTCGGCGCGGTGGTCGACAAGCTCCCGAGCGGCATCCGCATGTCGGCCCCCAACGGCCTCCACGGCGCCAAGCTCGAGCTGCCGTACCCGAGCGTCGGCGCGACGGAGCAGGTGCTCCTGACCGCCGTGCGCGCCGACGGCATCACCGAGCTGCGCGGCGCCGCGATCGAGCCCGAGATCATGGACCTGATCAACGTCCTGCAGAAGATGGGTGCGATCATCTCGGTCGACACCGACCGCGTGATCCGCATCGAGGGCGTCAAGAAGCTCGTCGGCTACAGCCACACCGCGCTGTTCGACCGCAACGAGGCCGCCAGCTGGGCCGCGGCCGCGCTCGCGACCAACGGCGACATCTACGTCGGCGGCGCCCGCCAGCCCGAGATGCTGACCTTCCTCAACGTCTTCCGCAAGGTCGGCGGCGCCTTCGAGATCCACGACGACGGCATCCGCTTCTTCCACCCGGGAGGCCCGCTCAAGCCGGTCATCATCGAGACCGACGTGCACCCCGGCTTCATGACCGACTGGCAGCAGCCGCTCGTCGTGGCGCTGGCGAAGGCCGAGGGCGTCTCCATCGTGCACGAGACCGTGTACGAGCAGCGCTTCGGCTTCACCGACGCGCTCAACGACATGGGCGCCAAGATCCAGGTGCACAAGGAGTGCCTCGGCGGCCACCCGTGCCGCTTCGGTCAGCGCAACTTCAACCACTCCGCGGTCATCATGGGCCCGGTGGAGCTGAAGGGTGCCGACATCGAGGTTCCCGACCTGCGCGGCGGCTTCAGCCACCTCATCGCGGCGCTGACCGCCGAGGGCCGCTCGACCGTCAGCAACGTCGGCATCATCAGCCGCGGCTACGAGAACTTCATCACGAAGCTGCAGCTGCTCGGGGCGGACTTCGTCCTCGAGGGCTGA
- a CDS encoding lysophospholipid acyltransferase family protein yields MPHPDTPAPASVKQRSEKSRPSIFWVLAGIIVPLGSLLARFRIVDGEKLPRQGAFIVSPNHYSEIDPVMMGMVLWKLGRLPRFLAKDSLFRIPVVGWFLRKSGQVPVARGGAARGAAPLDAAQKIADEGRIVVIYPEGTLTRDPDMWPMRGKTGAARMALETGIPVIPMAHWGTQQVMARYAKKISLFPRKTIAVKVGDPVDLSAFEGRPLDASTLNEATAVIMDAITHLLEDLRGETAPAERWDPATHNQKETGRFDG; encoded by the coding sequence GTGCCTCATCCCGACACCCCCGCTCCCGCTTCCGTGAAGCAGCGCTCCGAGAAGTCCCGTCCGTCGATCTTCTGGGTGCTCGCGGGCATCATCGTGCCCCTCGGCAGCCTCCTCGCCCGATTCCGCATCGTGGACGGGGAGAAGCTGCCGAGGCAGGGCGCCTTCATCGTCTCGCCGAACCACTACAGCGAGATCGACCCGGTGATGATGGGCATGGTGCTCTGGAAGCTCGGGAGGCTGCCGCGCTTCCTGGCGAAGGACAGCCTGTTCCGCATCCCCGTCGTCGGCTGGTTCCTGCGCAAGTCCGGCCAGGTGCCGGTCGCGCGCGGCGGCGCCGCCCGGGGCGCGGCCCCGCTCGACGCGGCGCAGAAGATCGCCGACGAGGGCCGCATCGTGGTCATCTACCCGGAGGGCACGCTGACGCGCGACCCGGACATGTGGCCGATGCGCGGCAAGACCGGCGCGGCGCGCATGGCGCTGGAGACGGGCATCCCGGTGATCCCGATGGCGCACTGGGGCACGCAGCAGGTGATGGCGCGGTACGCGAAGAAGATCTCGCTCTTCCCGCGCAAGACCATCGCGGTGAAGGTGGGCGACCCGGTCGACCTGTCGGCCTTCGAGGGCCGTCCGCTCGACGCGAGCACGCTGAACGAGGCCACCGCCGTCATCATGGACGCGATCACGCACCTGCTCGAGGACCTGCGCGGCGAGACCGCGCCCGCCGAGCGCTGGGACCCGGCCACGCACAACCAGAAGGAGACCGGCCGCTTCGATGGCTAG
- a CDS encoding NAD(P)H-dependent glycerol-3-phosphate dehydrogenase: MARAQKARIPVPAAPRRIAVLGAGSWGTTFAKILADGGNDVTLWARRPELAREINEVKRNSDYLEGINLPRTLHATSRLGEAMRDAEQVFVSIPSQSLRSNLEAMTPFLGPETIVVSLMKGVEKGTGLRMSEVIAQGLPVDVERIAVASGPNLALEIAREQPTAAVVSSASLETAQAVAMAATNRYFRSFVNTDVIGTEFGGVLKNLIAVAIGIVDGVGYGENTKASIITRGLVEMTDFAVAYGAEAQTLSGLAGLGDLIATCESSLSRNNTAGRLLGQGYAFADVVKQMNQTAEGLASVAPILSLAEARGVDMPIVRQVSQVLAGTLDPKDIAPHLTTDSDEPQGERTTDDGTGRGRTTLRGALKRAFDQLRDGGGSARRDRP, from the coding sequence ATGGCTAGAGCACAGAAGGCCCGCATCCCCGTTCCCGCGGCGCCCCGCAGGATCGCCGTGCTCGGCGCCGGGAGCTGGGGCACCACGTTCGCGAAGATCCTCGCCGACGGCGGCAACGACGTCACGCTGTGGGCGCGGCGGCCGGAGCTGGCGCGCGAGATCAACGAGGTGAAGCGCAACAGCGACTACCTCGAGGGCATCAACCTGCCGCGCACGCTGCACGCCACCTCCCGGCTGGGGGAGGCGATGCGCGACGCCGAGCAGGTGTTCGTGTCGATCCCGAGCCAGTCCCTCCGCTCCAACCTGGAGGCGATGACGCCGTTCCTCGGGCCGGAGACGATCGTCGTCAGCCTGATGAAGGGCGTCGAGAAGGGCACCGGCCTGCGGATGAGCGAGGTGATCGCGCAGGGCCTCCCGGTCGACGTGGAGCGGATCGCCGTCGCCTCCGGCCCCAACCTCGCGCTCGAGATCGCCCGCGAGCAGCCGACGGCCGCCGTCGTGTCGTCGGCGAGCCTGGAGACCGCGCAGGCGGTCGCGATGGCCGCCACCAACCGCTACTTCCGCAGCTTCGTGAACACCGACGTGATCGGCACAGAGTTCGGCGGCGTGCTGAAGAACCTGATCGCGGTGGCGATCGGCATCGTCGACGGCGTCGGCTACGGCGAGAACACCAAGGCGTCGATCATCACGCGCGGGCTGGTCGAGATGACCGACTTCGCGGTCGCCTACGGCGCGGAGGCGCAGACCCTGTCGGGCCTCGCCGGGCTCGGCGACCTCATCGCGACCTGCGAGTCGTCGCTCAGCCGCAACAACACCGCCGGCCGGCTGCTCGGACAGGGGTACGCCTTCGCCGACGTGGTGAAGCAGATGAACCAGACGGCCGAGGGGCTCGCGTCGGTCGCGCCCATCCTGAGCCTGGCGGAGGCGCGCGGGGTTGACATGCCGATCGTGCGGCAGGTGAGCCAGGTGCTCGCCGGTACGCTCGATCCGAAGGACATCGCACCGCATCTGACCACGGATTCGGACGAGCCGCAGGGCGAGAGGACAACGGATGACGGAACAGGTCGCGGTCGCACTACTCTTCGGGGGGCGCTCAAGCGAGCATTCGATCAGCTGCGCGACGGCGGCGGGAGTGCTCGCCGCGATCGACCGTGA
- a CDS encoding D-alanine--D-alanine ligase family protein: MTEQVAVALLFGGRSSEHSISCATAAGVLAAIDRDTYRVIPVGITHDGAFTLQPDDAARFALNAEELPQVEDNGSRIQWPDSVASREVFVTDADGARTSLGEVDIVFPILHGPWGEDGTIQGLFELVGLPYVGSGVLASALGMDKHFTKTVLQQAGIPVAPWRTVTAYEWRTAADEVREAARTLGLPAFVKPARAGSSVGVTKVKDWSELDAAIEVAFAEDDRVLIESAVVGREVEIAVLGGRPGEPTRASVAGEIVVSGRDFYDFAAKYLDAPGIDLVCPADLTDAELADMRDLAVRAFDAIGGEGLARVDFFLTADGFVINEINTMPGFTPISMFPRCWQESGLSYPALIDELIQVALARAAA, encoded by the coding sequence ATGACGGAACAGGTCGCGGTCGCACTACTCTTCGGGGGGCGCTCAAGCGAGCATTCGATCAGCTGCGCGACGGCGGCGGGAGTGCTCGCCGCGATCGACCGTGACACGTATCGCGTCATCCCCGTCGGGATCACCCACGACGGCGCCTTCACCCTCCAGCCCGACGACGCCGCGCGCTTCGCGCTGAACGCCGAGGAGCTGCCGCAGGTCGAGGACAACGGGTCGCGCATCCAGTGGCCGGACAGCGTCGCCTCGCGCGAGGTTTTCGTCACCGACGCCGACGGCGCGCGCACCTCGCTCGGCGAGGTCGACATCGTCTTCCCGATCCTGCACGGGCCGTGGGGCGAGGACGGCACCATCCAGGGCCTGTTCGAGCTGGTGGGGCTGCCGTACGTCGGCAGCGGCGTGCTGGCGAGCGCGCTCGGGATGGACAAGCACTTCACCAAGACCGTGCTGCAGCAGGCGGGCATCCCCGTCGCGCCCTGGCGGACCGTCACCGCCTACGAGTGGCGCACCGCCGCGGACGAGGTGCGGGAGGCGGCGCGCACGCTCGGCCTGCCCGCCTTCGTCAAGCCCGCACGCGCCGGGTCGAGCGTCGGCGTGACGAAGGTCAAGGACTGGTCGGAGCTCGACGCCGCGATCGAGGTCGCGTTCGCCGAGGACGACCGCGTGCTGATCGAGTCGGCGGTCGTCGGCCGCGAGGTCGAGATCGCGGTTCTCGGCGGTCGTCCGGGGGAGCCGACCCGCGCCTCCGTCGCCGGCGAGATCGTCGTCTCCGGTCGCGACTTCTACGACTTCGCCGCCAAGTACCTCGACGCCCCCGGGATCGACCTGGTCTGCCCGGCCGACCTGACCGACGCCGAGCTCGCCGACATGCGCGACCTCGCCGTCCGGGCGTTCGACGCGATCGGCGGGGAGGGGCTCGCCCGCGTTGACTTCTTCCTCACGGCGGACGGCTTCGTGATCAACGAGATCAACACGATGCCCGGCTTCACGCCGATCTCGATGTTCCCGCGCTGCTGGCAGGAGAGCGGCCTCTCGTACCCCGCCCTGATCGACGAGCTGATCCAGGTGGCCCTGGCGCGAGCCGCCGCCTGA
- a CDS encoding DUF3515 family protein → MSVRRPALAALLAVLLTGAGLALAGCAPTVSLEPAADANDPGCAEVSVRLPDAVAGQQKRVTDAQATGAWGSPTAVLLRCGVPPIGATTKPCVSVNGIDWVLMTDPAAKTIVYQTFGRTPATEVIIDHVQGVSDSSVLPEFASAIAVVKQTQKCLSTLDTDLTPTPAPTPSN, encoded by the coding sequence ATGTCCGTTCGCCGCCCCGCCCTCGCCGCCCTGCTCGCCGTGCTCCTCACCGGGGCCGGCCTCGCCCTCGCCGGGTGTGCGCCCACCGTCTCGCTGGAGCCCGCCGCCGACGCGAACGACCCCGGCTGCGCCGAGGTGTCCGTGCGCCTCCCTGACGCCGTCGCCGGGCAGCAGAAGCGCGTCACCGACGCGCAGGCGACCGGCGCGTGGGGGTCGCCGACCGCGGTGCTGCTGCGCTGCGGCGTGCCGCCGATCGGGGCGACGACCAAGCCCTGCGTGAGCGTCAACGGCATCGACTGGGTGCTGATGACCGACCCGGCGGCGAAGACGATCGTCTACCAGACCTTCGGCCGCACCCCCGCCACCGAGGTCATCATCGACCACGTGCAGGGCGTGTCGGACTCGTCGGTGCTGCCGGAGTTCGCCTCCGCCATCGCCGTCGTCAAGCAGACGCAGAAGTGCCTCAGCACCCTCGACACCGACCTGACCCCGACTCCGGCGCCCACACCCAGCAACTGA
- a CDS encoding thiamine-phosphate kinase encodes MGNSGSTTIQDASEREALRRIFPRLPQSRATIVGPGDDAAVLAAPDGRYVVTTDMMVHGPDFRLAWSSPFDLGWKAAATNLSDVAAMGAVPTALVVAIAAPPTTPLTDLEAIADGFRAACDALAPGCGVVGGDLSVSAALTFAVTAFGDLEGRAPVLRSGARPGDVVAVSGRLGAAAAGLRLLFAEAVDASGEPDASRFAAVAAAHPAEVAAQLRPEPPVADGPLAAAAGATAMLDLSDGLALDARRVAEASGVAIDLDPSLLHAAAAPGVDLRTALTGGEDHGLLAAFPPDTVLPGGFRPVGIVREGAGLLVDGAVFDERGGWDPYLEWDGGRG; translated from the coding sequence ATGGGGAACTCTGGGAGCACGACCATCCAGGACGCGTCCGAGCGGGAGGCGCTGCGCCGCATCTTCCCGCGCCTCCCGCAGTCCCGCGCGACGATCGTCGGCCCGGGCGACGACGCCGCCGTGCTCGCCGCCCCCGACGGCCGCTACGTCGTGACGACCGACATGATGGTGCACGGCCCGGACTTCCGGCTCGCGTGGTCGAGCCCGTTCGACCTCGGCTGGAAGGCGGCCGCCACGAACCTGTCCGACGTGGCCGCGATGGGCGCGGTGCCGACCGCGCTGGTGGTCGCGATCGCCGCGCCTCCCACGACCCCGCTGACGGACCTGGAGGCGATCGCCGACGGCTTCCGCGCCGCGTGCGACGCCCTCGCGCCGGGTTGCGGAGTGGTCGGCGGCGACCTCTCGGTGTCGGCGGCGCTCACGTTCGCGGTGACGGCGTTCGGCGACCTAGAGGGGCGCGCCCCCGTGCTGCGCAGCGGCGCTCGGCCCGGCGACGTGGTCGCGGTGTCCGGTCGGCTGGGTGCGGCGGCGGCCGGCCTCCGGCTGCTGTTCGCGGAGGCGGTGGACGCGTCGGGCGAGCCGGACGCCTCCCGCTTCGCCGCGGTGGCGGCCGCGCACCCGGCGGAGGTGGCGGCGCAGCTGCGCCCAGAGCCTCCCGTCGCCGACGGCCCGCTCGCCGCCGCGGCCGGCGCGACCGCCATGCTCGACCTCAGCGACGGCCTCGCCCTCGACGCCCGCCGCGTCGCGGAGGCGAGCGGCGTCGCGATCGACCTCGACCCGTCCCTGCTGCACGCCGCGGCCGCGCCCGGTGTCGACCTGCGGACGGCGCTGACCGGGGGAGAGGACCACGGCCTCCTCGCCGCCTTCCCGCCCGACACGGTCCTGCCCGGCGGGTTCCGGCCGGTCGGGATCGTCCGCGAGGGCGCGGGCCTGCTGGTCGACGGCGCCGTCTTCGACGAGCGCGGCGGCTGGGACCCGTACCTGGAATGGGACGGCGGCCGCGGCTAG
- a CDS encoding ferritin family protein, translating to MSTDQYHEPPSELSQETRTFARMCASLAEEAEAIGWYEQRIAVEHDPVAKAIMLDSLAEEYKHFSMELEFLLRAKPQWRATAQGILFTDGDIVEHGEEAEEEAEDVEG from the coding sequence ATGTCCACTGATCAGTACCACGAGCCGCCCAGCGAGCTGAGCCAGGAGACCCGCACCTTCGCCCGCATGTGCGCGAGCCTGGCCGAGGAGGCGGAGGCGATCGGCTGGTACGAGCAGCGGATCGCGGTCGAGCACGACCCGGTCGCGAAGGCGATCATGCTCGACTCGCTCGCCGAGGAGTACAAGCACTTCAGCATGGAGCTGGAGTTCCTGCTGCGCGCGAAGCCGCAGTGGCGTGCGACGGCGCAGGGCATCCTCTTCACCGACGGCGACATCGTGGAGCACGGCGAGGAGGCCGAGGAGGAGGCCGAGGACGTCGAAGGCTAG
- the rsmD gene encoding 16S rRNA (guanine(966)-N(2))-methyltransferase RsmD: protein MTRIVSGFAGSLTLQVPKSGTRPTSDRVREAAFSALEARDAIRGARVLDLYAGSGALGLEAASRGAAAVTLVEKSAPAAQVCRRNAAAVTRAAPASARPVVDVRATSVQSYLAGAAGPFDLVFIDPPYDVDDAELLAVLTALEPLLAPDAVVCVERSTRTGEPSLPAGLVVERRKDYGETALWWVGRA, encoded by the coding sequence ATGACCCGCATCGTCTCCGGCTTCGCCGGCTCGCTCACCCTCCAGGTGCCCAAGAGCGGCACGCGGCCGACCAGCGACCGCGTGCGCGAGGCGGCCTTCTCGGCGCTGGAAGCGCGGGACGCGATCCGCGGCGCCCGGGTGCTCGACCTCTACGCGGGCTCGGGCGCGCTCGGCCTGGAGGCGGCGAGCCGCGGTGCCGCAGCGGTGACGCTGGTCGAGAAGAGCGCTCCGGCGGCGCAGGTGTGCCGGCGCAACGCGGCGGCCGTCACGCGAGCGGCTCCCGCCTCCGCCCGGCCGGTGGTGGACGTGCGGGCAACGTCGGTGCAGTCCTACCTCGCGGGCGCTGCCGGACCGTTCGACCTCGTCTTCATCGACCCGCCGTACGACGTCGACGACGCCGAGCTGCTCGCCGTGCTGACCGCGCTGGAGCCGCTGCTCGCCCCCGACGCGGTCGTCTGCGTGGAGCGCAGCACGCGCACGGGCGAGCCGAGCCTCCCCGCGGGCCTCGTGGTCGAGCGCCGCAAGGACTACGGCGAGACCGCGCTGTGGTGGGTGGGGCGGGCCTAG